In Chloroflexota bacterium, a genomic segment contains:
- a CDS encoding glucose 1-dehydrogenase, whose translation MKDLFDLKGRVAIVTGGNGGIGLGIARGLASAGANLAIAARNEAKTADAVKGLQDEFGVKAIGVKVDVKEEKQVKDMAKKVLDAFGRIDILVNNAGTNIRKLPQDYVVDEWEEVLDVNLRSAFLCSQAVYPAMKAAGGGKIINIGSMTSIFGAAKVTLYATSKGGIVQLGRCLANAWARDNIQVNAILPGFIDTDLTRLARKDIPELEERVTTRTPADRWGKPDDLAGTAVFLASRASGFVTGVALPVDGGFSIAMF comes from the coding sequence ATGAAAGACCTTTTCGACTTAAAGGGCAGGGTGGCCATTGTCACCGGCGGAAACGGGGGCATCGGTCTGGGGATAGCGCGCGGGCTGGCCTCAGCAGGCGCCAATCTGGCTATCGCCGCCCGCAATGAAGCCAAAACGGCCGATGCGGTGAAAGGGCTCCAGGATGAATTCGGCGTGAAGGCGATTGGTGTGAAGGTGGACGTCAAGGAAGAAAAACAGGTTAAAGACATGGCGAAAAAGGTACTGGATGCCTTTGGGAGAATCGATATTCTGGTCAACAATGCCGGCACCAATATCCGCAAGCTCCCGCAGGACTATGTGGTGGATGAGTGGGAAGAGGTGCTGGATGTCAATCTGCGCAGCGCTTTTCTCTGTTCGCAGGCCGTCTACCCGGCGATGAAAGCCGCCGGCGGCGGCAAGATTATCAACATCGGCTCCATGACCTCCATCTTCGGCGCGGCAAAGGTAACGCTCTATGCGACCAGCAAGGGGGGCATAGTGCAGCTGGGACGCTGTCTGGCAAACGCCTGGGCACGGGACAACATCCAGGTAAACGCTATCCTTCCCGGTTTCATCGATACTGACCTGACCAGGCTGGCAAGAAAGGACATACCGGAACTGGAAGAGCGAGTTACCACACGCACGCCGGCGGATCGCTGGGGTAAACCGGATGACCTTGCTGGTACGGCCGTTTTCCTGGCCAGCCGGGCATCTGGCTTCGTAACCGGTGTGGCGCTTCCCGTGGACGGCGGCTTTTCCATCGCCATGTTCTAA
- a CDS encoding SDR family oxidoreductase, with protein sequence MSKPMYSGITGKVALVTGGGRGLGKAICLALAKEGADVALTDLQSADETAKEVEALGQKAMAFSADVTKEAEVKEMVDRIVAALGGIDILVNNVGGDHAFLLEDMPVSEWDWMMDINMKGLFHCTKIVAEVMKKRGGGKIVNISSLAGLRMTLYGSIAYSAAKAGVIGFTRHCAFELGPSKINVNVVCPGPTMTEVVLNRISPEVKQRTLQSTPMQDFTYPEDQADAVVFLASERARMVTGTTLLVDGGISLPVGYVEWENFYSDRKQWLKERKWEGKRTSM encoded by the coding sequence ATGTCCAAACCAATGTATTCAGGAATAACGGGCAAGGTAGCGCTGGTTACCGGCGGCGGTCGTGGGCTGGGCAAAGCCATTTGTCTGGCACTGGCCAAGGAAGGGGCTGACGTCGCCCTGACCGACTTGCAGTCGGCTGACGAGACGGCTAAGGAGGTGGAAGCACTGGGACAGAAGGCGATGGCCTTCAGCGCAGACGTGACGAAGGAAGCCGAGGTCAAGGAAATGGTCGACCGCATCGTTGCGGCGTTGGGCGGAATCGACATTCTGGTGAACAACGTTGGCGGCGACCACGCCTTTTTACTGGAGGATATGCCGGTATCGGAGTGGGACTGGATGATGGATATCAATATGAAGGGGCTTTTCCACTGCACCAAAATCGTGGCCGAGGTCATGAAAAAGAGAGGCGGGGGGAAAATCGTCAACATCTCCTCTCTCGCCGGCCTGCGGATGACCCTTTACGGAAGCATCGCCTACAGCGCCGCCAAAGCCGGCGTCATCGGCTTCACCCGCCACTGCGCTTTTGAGCTTGGCCCCTCCAAGATAAACGTCAACGTCGTCTGTCCCGGCCCCACCATGACCGAGGTGGTCTTGAACCGGATATCACCGGAAGTAAAACAGAGGACGCTCCAGTCAACGCCCATGCAGGACTTCACCTATCCTGAGGACCAGGCGGATGCGGTGGTCTTTCTGGCATCAGAGCGGGCCCGGATGGTCACCGGCACCACCTTGCTGGTTGATGGCGGCATCAGTCTGCCCGTTGGCTATGTGGAGTGGGAAAACTTCTACTCGGACCGGAAACAATGGCTCAAGGAGAGGAAGTGGGAAGGCAAACGGACTTCAATGTAA
- a CDS encoding amidase, translated as MTAKGNLSTEDLCFTPAVELREMLRKKAISPVELMQAFLARIDKVNPVINAYCTLVPEMALEAARKAESAIMQGGEVGLLTGLPVSIKDVVPTAGIRTTYGSKLYENLVPSEDALVVERLKEAGGIIVGKTNTPEFAAGGSTFNQVFGITRNPWNTDFTVGGSSGGAAAAVAAGIGPLAQGSDLGGSLRQPASFCGVVGLRPSPGRVPKYPNELNWDNQSVQGPIARTIPDTALFLDAMSGPDGRSPVSLPKETIPFLQAAQKPEARNLKIAWSDNLNLMPVDPVVLKEARKAIDVFRNLGCEVVEDCPDLSGAKETALTLRGVRFVALYGEKYRNDPEFRRWVNPLVTGNIEQGLKLSVQEIAWAHRQRSEIWVKAKEFFDRYDLLLTPTAPIPPFNAEMKFPTEIAGKPMEHYLDWAMLTYSITMTGHPAISVPCGWTEKGLPIGVQIVGRYHGEAALLRAAAAYEQAAPWAEKRPALA; from the coding sequence ATGACAGCAAAAGGCAACCTGAGCACTGAGGACCTGTGCTTTACGCCGGCGGTGGAGCTGAGGGAGATGCTCCGGAAAAAGGCCATTTCTCCGGTGGAATTGATGCAGGCATTTCTGGCGCGAATCGATAAAGTTAACCCGGTTATTAACGCCTACTGCACGCTCGTGCCGGAAATGGCGCTGGAGGCGGCCAGAAAGGCGGAATCGGCCATCATGCAGGGCGGTGAGGTCGGGTTACTGACCGGGCTTCCGGTGTCGATAAAAGACGTTGTCCCGACCGCCGGCATCCGGACCACATATGGCTCAAAGCTATATGAGAACCTGGTGCCTTCGGAGGATGCGCTGGTTGTGGAGCGACTCAAGGAGGCCGGGGGTATCATTGTGGGCAAAACAAATACGCCTGAATTCGCCGCCGGCGGCTCCACCTTCAATCAGGTGTTTGGCATAACGCGCAATCCCTGGAATACCGATTTCACGGTCGGGGGTTCCAGTGGGGGCGCGGCTGCAGCGGTTGCTGCAGGAATCGGCCCGCTGGCCCAGGGCAGTGACCTCGGCGGCTCGCTGCGACAACCGGCCAGTTTCTGTGGCGTGGTCGGGTTGCGACCTTCGCCAGGGCGGGTGCCCAAGTATCCCAATGAACTCAACTGGGATAACCAATCGGTGCAGGGGCCGATTGCCCGCACCATACCGGATACCGCTTTGTTTCTGGACGCGATGTCCGGGCCGGACGGTAGAAGCCCGGTGTCCCTGCCCAAAGAAACAATCCCGTTTCTTCAGGCGGCGCAAAAACCCGAAGCCAGGAACCTCAAAATCGCCTGGAGCGATAACCTGAACCTGATGCCGGTCGACCCGGTGGTGTTGAAAGAAGCCCGTAAGGCGATTGACGTATTCCGCAATCTGGGCTGTGAGGTGGTGGAGGACTGCCCTGATTTAAGCGGGGCCAAGGAAACAGCGTTGACCCTGCGTGGCGTGCGCTTCGTCGCCCTGTACGGAGAGAAGTACCGGAACGACCCGGAATTCAGGCGCTGGGTAAACCCGCTGGTAACGGGCAATATCGAGCAGGGGCTGAAATTATCGGTTCAGGAGATAGCCTGGGCACACCGGCAGCGTTCCGAGATATGGGTGAAGGCGAAAGAGTTCTTTGACAGGTATGATTTACTGCTGACGCCGACGGCGCCCATCCCGCCTTTCAATGCCGAGATGAAGTTCCCCACCGAAATTGCCGGCAAGCCGATGGAGCACTACCTGGACTGGGCGATGCTGACCTATTCCATCACCATGACCGGCCATCCGGCGATATCCGTGCCCTGCGGCTGGACGGAAAAGGGGCTGCCCATCGGGGTGCAAATCGTTGGCCGATACCACGGCGAAGCCGCCCTCCTCAGGGCAGCGGCAGCGTATGAACAGGCGGCACCGTGGGCGGAGAAAAGGCCCGCGCTTGCATAA
- a CDS encoding SDR family NAD(P)-dependent oxidoreductase — MSVLITGGTGGIGVGLAHELIARGKDVVLFDIAPQVQRLADIKDRVKVVQGDIKVWPEVLNAVKDNNVEDIFHHGSMLSIPSDLNPWSAFQVNIMGSMHVLEAARLFGVRRFVFASTDATYGLGTGAVIDDETLQRPITMYGAGKLYIELLGRFYRRKFGLDFRAVRYCMVMRPGVKIRALPVFMLWMVENAALDEPFECFAAEDVAVPVLYYKDAVRATMMLYDAPEEQIKTVCYNLAGISPTPTAGELEKTIKKFIPDAGITYNPDPLVMEYYRTRGVNTIDDARAREELGWKPEFTDIDKVVADFIEEVKTRPDFWGVGVDNRH, encoded by the coding sequence ATGTCCGTACTCATTACCGGCGGCACCGGCGGAATCGGCGTCGGTCTGGCTCATGAACTGATTGCCAGAGGCAAGGACGTTGTTCTTTTTGACATCGCCCCGCAGGTGCAGCGCCTAGCCGATATCAAAGACAGGGTGAAGGTAGTCCAGGGCGACATCAAGGTATGGCCGGAAGTTTTAAACGCCGTAAAAGATAACAACGTTGAGGACATTTTTCACCACGGCTCGATGCTGAGCATACCGTCCGACCTAAATCCATGGAGTGCGTTCCAGGTAAACATCATGGGCTCGATGCACGTGCTGGAAGCAGCCAGACTGTTCGGCGTCAGGCGATTTGTTTTCGCCAGCACGGACGCGACCTATGGACTCGGCACCGGTGCCGTGATTGATGATGAGACGCTGCAGCGACCGATTACCATGTACGGCGCCGGAAAATTATACATCGAGCTCCTGGGCAGGTTTTATCGTCGCAAATTCGGACTGGACTTCCGCGCTGTCCGTTACTGCATGGTGATGCGTCCCGGCGTTAAGATACGCGCCCTACCGGTGTTCATGCTCTGGATGGTCGAGAATGCTGCGCTGGATGAACCGTTCGAATGCTTCGCCGCCGAGGATGTCGCCGTACCTGTTCTCTATTACAAAGATGCTGTCCGGGCAACGATGATGCTCTACGATGCACCGGAAGAACAGATAAAAACGGTCTGTTATAACCTGGCCGGTATCTCACCGACACCTACGGCTGGTGAGCTGGAGAAAACAATCAAGAAATTCATTCCAGATGCCGGTATCACCTATAATCCTGACCCGCTGGTCATGGAGTATTACCGCACCCGGGGAGTGAATACCATCGATGACGCCCGGGCCCGTGAAGAGTTGGGGTGGAAACCGGAGTTCACCGACATTGATAAAGTGGTCGCCGATTTCATTGAAGAGGTGAAAACCAGACCGGATTTCTGGGGTGTCGGCGTGGACAACCGGCATTAA
- the mmsB gene encoding 3-hydroxyisobutyrate dehydrogenase, with translation MKKLGFIGLGNMGKGMALNLARAGYPLTVHDIRPEPVQELVQAGAKAAGSPREVAENSEIVITMVTSSPHVEQIMFGPDGVLAGLKKGNIIIDMSTIDPIVTRKVVAAAAEKGIDMMDAPVSGAPPKAADGTLSIMVGGKKEIFDQCKPVLEVMGEKIIHVGEVGMGEVVKLANNLAAAIAGIGVFEGFLFGVKLGADPRVLYEVMSASSGNSWVLQTRVPYPNVIPQSPANNDFAPGFTADLMAKDLGLILSAAEATKIPLLAGSLTRQLVEAARAAGFGNKDWSVVAKIIQQLAGEKT, from the coding sequence ATGAAAAAGCTCGGTTTTATCGGTTTGGGCAATATGGGCAAAGGGATGGCTTTGAACCTGGCCAGGGCAGGTTATCCGCTGACTGTCCATGACATCAGGCCCGAGCCAGTTCAGGAACTGGTGCAGGCCGGGGCCAAAGCGGCCGGTTCCCCGCGCGAGGTGGCCGAGAATTCAGAGATAGTTATCACCATGGTGACCTCATCACCACACGTGGAACAGATAATGTTTGGCCCTGACGGCGTCCTCGCCGGGCTGAAAAAGGGCAACATCATTATAGATATGAGCACCATCGACCCGATTGTTACCCGCAAGGTAGTGGCCGCGGCTGCGGAAAAGGGAATCGATATGATGGATGCACCGGTGAGCGGTGCTCCCCCCAAAGCCGCCGACGGCACCCTTTCCATAATGGTGGGTGGGAAAAAAGAAATCTTTGACCAGTGTAAACCAGTACTGGAGGTCATGGGGGAGAAAATCATTCACGTTGGCGAGGTTGGCATGGGTGAGGTGGTCAAGCTGGCCAACAACCTGGCAGCGGCCATCGCCGGCATCGGTGTCTTTGAGGGTTTTCTGTTTGGCGTCAAGCTTGGCGCCGACCCCAGGGTCCTCTATGAGGTGATGAGCGCCAGTTCCGGAAACAGCTGGGTACTGCAGACGAGGGTGCCCTACCCCAATGTTATCCCCCAGAGCCCGGCCAACAACGACTTTGCCCCCGGCTTCACCGCCGACCTGATGGCCAAAGACCTCGGCCTTATCCTATCCGCCGCCGAGGCAACTAAAATTCCGCTGCTGGCCGGCAGCCTTACCCGTCAGCTGGTTGAGGCAGCCCGAGCCGCGGGCTTTGGTAACAAGGACTGGTCCGTGGTAGCCAAAATCATTCAGCAACTGGCTGGAGAAAAAACCTAG
- a CDS encoding transketolase family protein: protein MKAMYQAYNEEMIELSKKNGKIVLLYGDFPRGAAGELFQKEHPDRIYDVGIAEANLITTAAGLAGGGYLPFTHCHSIFAVGRAYNQIRQNVAFDKLNVKIVLCNSGMLWSFMGGSHQIIEEIAAMRVIPNLVLVSPSDPISTKKMTRAIAEYTGPVALRISAPPVPTVYRDDFPFELGKAVTLTDGSDATIISTGMVLSDVLEAADTLAKEGIKVRLLDMHTLKPIDEAAIIKAAKETGAIVTVEDSSILGGLGGAVAEVTAENAPVPVKRVGIKDRFGQSGTVPELKEEYELTARHIVQAVRESVKKK, encoded by the coding sequence ATGAAAGCAATGTACCAGGCCTACAATGAGGAAATGATAGAACTATCGAAGAAAAACGGTAAGATAGTGCTGCTGTACGGCGACTTCCCCCGCGGCGCCGCCGGTGAGCTGTTCCAGAAAGAACATCCCGACCGCATTTATGACGTCGGCATTGCCGAGGCAAATCTTATTACCACCGCCGCCGGCCTGGCGGGTGGCGGCTACCTGCCGTTCACCCACTGCCACAGCATCTTTGCCGTTGGCCGGGCGTATAACCAGATACGACAAAACGTGGCCTTTGACAAGTTGAATGTCAAAATCGTCCTCTGCAACTCCGGCATGCTGTGGTCTTTTATGGGCGGTTCGCACCAGATTATCGAGGAAATCGCCGCCATGCGCGTCATCCCCAACCTGGTGCTCGTTTCACCGTCCGACCCCATATCGACAAAGAAAATGACCAGGGCAATTGCTGAATACACCGGGCCGGTGGCCCTGCGTATTTCCGCTCCGCCCGTGCCAACCGTATACCGTGATGACTTCCCGTTTGAACTGGGGAAGGCGGTAACCCTGACCGATGGCAGTGATGCCACCATTATTTCCACCGGCATGGTGCTTTCCGACGTGCTGGAAGCCGCCGATACCCTGGCAAAAGAAGGTATCAAGGTACGCCTGCTGGATATGCACACCCTTAAGCCGATTGACGAAGCGGCCATTATCAAGGCCGCCAAAGAGACCGGTGCCATCGTCACCGTGGAAGACAGTAGTATCCTCGGTGGCCTCGGTGGGGCGGTAGCCGAGGTCACGGCAGAGAACGCGCCGGTCCCCGTGAAACGTGTCGGCATTAAAGACCGGTTCGGCCAATCAGGCACCGTGCCAGAACTGAAAGAGGAATACGAATTAACCGCCCGGCATATCGTCCAGGCGGTCAGAGAATCGGTGAAAAAGAAGTAG
- a CDS encoding transketolase, whose translation MAHDEKLIQKLAEKARIIRRDAVEMIKAGDSGWIGGSFSQADIIAALMFHQMKHDSKNPDWEDRDRLIVSKAHCCETVYAAFGEAGYFSKELYKSYGHMGATLQAHTERIVPGIEYSGGSLGQGLSFALGEALAARIDAPKDSSGRPVPRYRVYCIIGDGESNEGQIWEAVMAALHYKVDNLVAILDHNKFQSSGTIEERMNMMPWVDKWKAFAWDTAEINGHDFEAILTALENADRVKGKPHIIIAHTTKCKGVPSFEHKNLHFCKLSDEMYAEALEALK comes from the coding sequence ATGGCCCACGATGAAAAGCTAATTCAGAAGCTGGCAGAAAAAGCCAGGATTATCCGTAGAGACGCCGTGGAAATGATTAAAGCCGGCGATTCCGGCTGGATAGGCGGCTCGTTTTCGCAGGCGGATATTATCGCCGCGCTGATGTTCCACCAAATGAAGCACGACTCGAAAAACCCCGACTGGGAGGACAGGGACCGGCTCATCGTTTCCAAGGCCCACTGCTGTGAGACGGTCTATGCCGCTTTCGGCGAGGCGGGTTACTTCTCGAAAGAACTATACAAGTCCTACGGCCATATGGGAGCTACCCTGCAGGCGCACACGGAGCGGATTGTGCCCGGGATTGAGTATTCCGGCGGCTCGCTGGGCCAGGGACTGTCCTTTGCCCTTGGCGAAGCACTGGCGGCCCGCATCGATGCTCCCAAGGATTCGTCCGGTCGCCCCGTCCCCCGCTATCGTGTTTACTGCATCATCGGGGATGGAGAGAGCAATGAAGGACAGATATGGGAAGCGGTCATGGCCGCGCTCCACTACAAAGTGGATAACCTGGTTGCCATCCTCGACCACAATAAATTCCAGTCCAGCGGCACGATTGAGGAAAGGATGAACATGATGCCGTGGGTGGACAAGTGGAAAGCTTTCGCCTGGGATACGGCCGAGATTAACGGCCACGACTTCGAAGCCATCCTTACCGCCCTGGAAAACGCGGACAGGGTCAAGGGAAAGCCGCACATTATCATCGCCCACACCACCAAATGCAAGGGAGTGCCTTCTTTCGAGCACAAGAACCTGCACTTCTGCAAACTGTCCGATGAAATGTACGCCGAGGCGCTTGAGGCGCTGAAATAG
- a CDS encoding alpha-ketoacid dehydrogenase subunit beta has product MREINIRQAIGEALDEEMARDPAVFIIGEDVGPMGGLMGEIGGLYKKYGIDRVRDTPLSEAAILGASIGAAITGMRPIARMRFADFLGVAWDEIMNQMTKMKYMFGGKIKMPLTMDALTGAGRRSAAQHSQSIEGMMMSIPGLKIVLPSNAYDAKGLLKTAIRDDNPVMFFEHKFLMWAGPKSEAPEEEYLIPFGQADIKREGSDITVVATAAMVTRALNAAEKLQKEKGISLEVIDPRTIVPFDKETVLKSVEKTGRLVVFTEECKTGSFAEHVAAIVADEGFDYLDAPIKRVNAPDTPVPYGVVLEDYWIPKEENLIEAINQIL; this is encoded by the coding sequence ATGAGAGAGATAAATATTCGACAGGCGATTGGTGAAGCCCTCGACGAGGAAATGGCCAGGGACCCTGCGGTATTCATCATCGGGGAAGACGTGGGCCCGATGGGCGGCCTGATGGGTGAAATCGGCGGCCTGTATAAGAAATACGGAATAGACCGGGTCCGGGATACCCCTCTCTCCGAGGCAGCCATTCTCGGTGCCTCAATCGGTGCTGCCATCACCGGGATGAGGCCCATTGCGCGGATGCGATTCGCTGATTTCCTTGGAGTGGCCTGGGATGAAATCATGAACCAGATGACCAAGATGAAGTACATGTTCGGGGGCAAGATAAAAATGCCCCTTACCATGGACGCTCTCACGGGCGCCGGCCGACGTTCCGCCGCCCAGCATTCGCAGAGCATCGAGGGCATGATGATGAGCATCCCGGGGCTGAAGATTGTCCTGCCCTCAAACGCCTACGATGCCAAAGGACTGCTCAAGACCGCCATCAGGGATGACAACCCGGTGATGTTCTTCGAGCACAAGTTCTTGATGTGGGCCGGGCCCAAGAGCGAGGCACCGGAAGAGGAATATCTTATCCCCTTCGGACAGGCGGATATCAAACGGGAAGGAAGCGACATTACGGTAGTCGCCACGGCGGCCATGGTAACACGGGCGCTGAATGCCGCGGAAAAATTGCAGAAGGAAAAGGGCATCAGCCTGGAAGTCATCGACCCGCGCACCATCGTGCCCTTCGACAAGGAGACGGTGCTGAAGTCGGTAGAGAAAACCGGCCGTCTGGTCGTTTTCACCGAGGAATGTAAAACGGGGAGTTTCGCCGAGCATGTGGCGGCCATAGTGGCCGATGAAGGGTTCGACTACCTTGATGCCCCGATAAAGCGGGTTAACGCGCCGGATACACCGGTACCGTACGGGGTGGTTCTGGAGGATTACTGGATACCCAAAGAGGAAAACCTGATAGAGGCCATCAACCAGATACTGTAA
- a CDS encoding thiamine pyrophosphate-dependent dehydrogenase E1 component subunit alpha: MAIEKEKLLWMFRTMVRIRRFEERVAREFADGNIPGSVHLYIGEEAVATGAIAHLKKEDYIMSTHRGHGHLIAKGGETNKMMAELFAKKTGYCLGKGGSMHIADLDIGMLGAAGIVGSGIPIATGAGLSAVLRGTDQVTICFFGDGASNTGRFHEGINLASVWHLPVVFICENNLWAVSVPTSISLNVPNVADRAVGYGIPGVVVDGMDVTAVYETAGEAVARARNGQGPTLIEAKTYRYRGHFEGDSGTYRPKEEIDEWLKRDPINSYQKKLLEMKLLTEKQAEAIDKEALAEMDEAVKFALESPFPELEETLDNVFT, encoded by the coding sequence ATGGCTATTGAAAAGGAAAAACTGCTCTGGATGTTTCGAACCATGGTCCGCATCAGGCGGTTCGAGGAACGTGTTGCCCGGGAGTTCGCCGACGGAAATATCCCCGGCAGCGTCCATCTCTACATCGGTGAGGAGGCGGTGGCCACCGGGGCAATTGCTCACCTGAAAAAAGAGGACTACATCATGAGCACCCACCGCGGACACGGGCACCTCATCGCCAAGGGCGGTGAAACCAATAAGATGATGGCGGAACTGTTCGCCAAGAAGACCGGCTACTGTCTGGGCAAGGGAGGTTCCATGCACATCGCCGACCTGGATATCGGTATGCTGGGTGCGGCCGGTATCGTTGGCTCGGGAATCCCCATTGCCACCGGCGCCGGGCTTTCCGCCGTACTGAGAGGTACCGACCAGGTGACCATCTGCTTTTTCGGCGACGGCGCCTCCAACACCGGACGCTTCCACGAAGGAATCAACCTCGCCTCCGTCTGGCACCTGCCGGTCGTCTTCATCTGCGAAAACAACCTCTGGGCGGTTTCCGTGCCCACCAGCATCTCCCTGAATGTACCCAACGTTGCCGATAGAGCCGTCGGCTACGGAATCCCGGGAGTTGTGGTTGACGGCATGGACGTTACAGCGGTCTATGAAACCGCGGGCGAGGCGGTGGCCAGGGCCAGAAATGGACAGGGACCGACCCTTATCGAGGCCAAGACGTACCGTTATCGCGGACACTTTGAGGGAGACTCCGGCACCTACCGCCCCAAAGAGGAGATTGACGAGTGGTTAAAAAGAGACCCGATTAACTCTTACCAGAAGAAGCTGCTTGAGATGAAGTTGCTGACGGAAAAACAGGCTGAAGCCATTGATAAAGAAGCGCTTGCCGAAATGGATGAGGCGGTGAAATTCGCTCTGGAAAGCCCCTTCCCGGAACTGGAAGAGACTCTGGATAACGTTTTTACATAG
- a CDS encoding glucose 1-dehydrogenase, whose translation MGERLKDKVAIVTGAGSVLPGMGNGKATTIVFAREGAKVMAVDYNLEAAEETKKMIDEEGGECITFQADVSKASDCQKMVETCIQKFGRIDILHNNVGIGQWGGVIETAEETWDKVMAVNVKSMFLTGKYVIPHMLKQGGGSITNIASVGAIRFTLPNCAYASSKSAIIALTRDIALEYADKGIRCNVILPGLMKTPQAEYYNKDAWAGGDIEEMWRRRDAMSPMGRQGEGWDTANAALFLNSNEAKYITGTTLVVDGGISQTIRSW comes from the coding sequence ATGGGAGAGAGATTGAAAGATAAAGTAGCCATTGTTACCGGCGCCGGTTCCGTGCTTCCCGGCATGGGCAACGGCAAAGCGACAACCATCGTCTTTGCCCGGGAGGGCGCCAAAGTCATGGCGGTTGACTATAACCTCGAAGCTGCCGAGGAAACCAAGAAAATGATTGACGAAGAAGGCGGCGAATGCATCACCTTCCAGGCCGATGTTTCCAAAGCGAGCGACTGTCAGAAGATGGTCGAGACCTGTATTCAGAAGTTCGGCCGGATTGACATACTGCACAATAACGTGGGCATCGGGCAGTGGGGCGGTGTCATTGAGACTGCAGAAGAGACCTGGGACAAGGTGATGGCGGTAAACGTGAAGAGCATGTTCCTCACCGGAAAATACGTCATCCCCCACATGTTGAAGCAGGGGGGAGGTTCCATCACCAATATCGCCTCGGTGGGCGCCATACGGTTCACCCTGCCCAACTGCGCCTACGCCTCTTCAAAGTCAGCAATAATTGCCCTGACCAGAGATATCGCCCTCGAGTACGCCGATAAAGGCATCCGCTGCAACGTCATCCTCCCCGGGCTGATGAAGACGCCGCAGGCTGAGTACTACAACAAAGATGCCTGGGCTGGAGGTGATATAGAGGAAATGTGGCGCCGCCGTGATGCCATGTCCCCCATGGGCCGGCAGGGTGAGGGCTGGGACACCGCCAATGCTGCCCTTTTCCTTAACTCCAACGAGGCAAAGTACATCACGGGGACTACCCTGGTGGTTGATGGCGGTATCTCGCAGACCATCCGGTCGTGGTGA
- a CDS encoding SDR family oxidoreductase, with translation MGERLKDRVAIVTGAGSILAGTGNGKATSIVFAQEGAKIMAVDYNLEAAEETKRTIEGEGGTCIAFYADVSKTSDCQKMVETCIEKFGRVDILHNNVGMGGYGGPVETPEEIWDKTMAINLKSMFLTCKYALPHMETQKSGIIINISSLSAIRCQPAPALAYSVSKAGVIALTREVAIQYADKGIRCNAILPGMMKTPMVEYYNPDAYGDGSVELMWQRRDAMSPTGKQGEPWDVAYAALFLASDDSKYITGTTLLVDAGLSATQRSWPSEKK, from the coding sequence ATGGGAGAACGCCTCAAAGATAGGGTAGCCATTGTCACCGGCGCCGGTTCAATCCTGGCCGGGACGGGCAATGGCAAGGCAACATCCATTGTCTTCGCCCAAGAGGGTGCCAAAATAATGGCGGTTGACTATAATCTGGAAGCCGCTGAGGAAACCAAACGCACCATTGAAGGGGAAGGCGGCACCTGCATCGCGTTCTACGCCGATGTTTCCAAGACAAGCGACTGCCAGAAGATGGTCGAGACCTGCATCGAGAAGTTCGGTCGGGTCGACATCCTGCACAATAACGTGGGGATGGGCGGATACGGCGGGCCGGTGGAGACGCCGGAGGAAATCTGGGACAAGACTATGGCCATCAACCTGAAAAGCATGTTCCTCACCTGTAAATATGCCCTGCCCCACATGGAAACCCAGAAGAGCGGCATAATCATCAATATTTCCTCACTCAGCGCCATCCGGTGTCAGCCGGCGCCAGCGCTTGCTTATTCCGTCTCCAAAGCCGGGGTAATTGCCCTCACCCGGGAGGTGGCCATTCAGTATGCGGACAAGGGCATCCGCTGCAACGCCATCCTGCCCGGAATGATGAAGACGCCGATGGTCGAGTACTATAACCCGGACGCCTACGGCGACGGCAGCGTTGAACTGATGTGGCAGCGCCGTGACGCCATGTCCCCCACCGGCAAGCAGGGCGAACCGTGGGATGTGGCCTACGCTGCCCTGTTTCTCGCCTCCGATGATTCGAAGTATATCACCGGGACTACCCTGCTGGTTGATGCCGGTCTTTCCGCAACCCAGAGGTCGTGGCCGTCCGAAAAGAAATAG